The DNA segment TGGTGAGAATAAAGAACCAACAAACAGGTGAAATTTGCTAAGTTCTCCAAAAAATCTGTCTAAGCTAGATTTATGCTCATAAAATAATGAAGGTTTATGTTCCTCTTTTCACAAAATTTGAACATCCGCAGAGCACTGATGTTCCTTTCTTGGGATGTCTTGTATAGGAGAGATGGGCGGGCTAAAAGCTGCCCCTATTTAGATACAAGTACTTCAATCAAGCTAGGTGTGCTTTGAGTGAAAGTCATTCTGAATATTTGGATTTGCTATAATGTGATTGTTGGTTATCTTAGTGACAAAATTTACTGTTTACTAATTAATTGTATTCAGGCGAATATGTTGCCAGTGGGAGTGATGACGGACGGTGGTTTATCTGGGAAAAAAAATCTGGTCGATTATTAAAGATGCTGCGTGGAGATGAAGCTGGTAGTGTCCCCATAGATCTATTCGCTTTACAAGATCATTGCAAATGAATTGCTAATTGTTTGATATCGACTAGCTTTAATTTTCATGTAGAAATGGTTTTCTGTATGTTGAGTCTTGCAAAGTTCATTAAATCTCCAattctgtttttgtttttaattagaTTTGTGCTCATATGACTCTTATGACGTGGATGTAACAACACTCGGCTATTTGCTTGTGTTTGTGATCCTCACACGGTGATCCTGacaattttatttttcccaACTTTCATAAGATTTCcagtttttttatgattttgggATTGGTTATTTAATTGGAAGATGTAATGGCATGCATTGACTTGATTCATTGAGAGATTGTTATGTTGCTTGAGTTCTATGCTATCAATGGATCACATTTTTTATGCTGGTACACAGTGTGCACATTTAATAAGAGGACCTTGAATACATTTTTTTGTCAGATTGAAGTTTTAATTAAATCAGAATCTATACTTTTGTTGCTTTCATCATGCTCAATTCTTCCCTGCTGTTCTTTCTCTGGTCAAGCATTTGCCTGCCAATTGAGTTCAAAATCAGTTCTCTGATGCTCGACACATGATATACCTCTGCGCCAGTTACCCTTTCCTGGTGTTCTTATACCACTACTCTCTGTCTGTACAGTTGTAAACTGTATACAATGCCATCCATATGACTCTGTCATCGCAACAAGTGGAATTGACAGCACCATAAAGGTGAGTGGGAGTTTATCATTTTAGTTTATTAGAGCTCCAAAGTATTTTAGCTCATTCACAGTTGTAACTACACAGATCTGGACTCCAAATTCTCCCGTCCCTTCTATTGTAGCTGGGGGAGCCGCAGGACCAGAGACTTCAAATGTATTAGATGCTATGGAAGAAAATCAACGTAGATTATCTCGAACTCGGGAAGCAATTTTGTATGTTTGATGAATACATTTAACTCTCAACAAGTGACTTGAGTGACTGTCATCTTTTATGCACATGATATTTGCATCTACTGCTGCATTGATAGTTAAAGTTTGTTATATGGTTTTTTCCCCTTCATATGGgcatcatgcataaaattttggcTATAATATTCATCTGAGAGAGACATTAAAACATAGACATATGCATAAAACTTTGACGATAATGTTCATCTGAGAGAGACATTAAAACATAGACTGTGTTGGCTATGGTTCTGGAAAATTGCTTTCTGGCAATCTCGATAAATGTTTCCCAAAGCCAGACTAAAGAGATGTAAAAAGCTTAGCTTGAGAAAGCTGTTTTGTTTGGGATCTGTTTTTCAGCTCAAGAAGTCTCTTTTGAACTCTTCGTTCAGGTCTTTGTTTGCTGGTAAAATATCCAGTAGATTCGGTGTTCTGTATGAAATGTGTACAAGTCCATTATGCTCGATCGAGCAATCCATTAAATATGCATTATGCTCGTCCAGTGTTTATTGCTGAGTCATTTGGTTGTTAAATTTGTTCTGCTTATACTTTTTCTCGTTCATTCTTTCCGTTTTCAATGCCACTTCAGGCCCTTCGAAATCCTGGAGCGGTTCCGCATGCATGAGTTTGCTGAAGGAAGGTTTCATCCATTTGAGTGCACACAAAGCTAATTACGCTTCCATTGGTTAGTATCTATCAGAAACCCTTCATTCTTCTGCATTTTCTACAGAAACtttccatatatatatcatctCATGGTGCACTTGGAGGAGAAATTCGAAGCCATGGATTTCAAATCCGTTGGATTGTCCTTTTGTTAGTTTTTGTATTTGTTGGTAATTGCGATCTATTCAGAATATAGACGGGTGTCATTTCAAATCCATTTTCCCATCTCTCTTCAAATCTAATCCTTACACCCGAACACGACCTGACTGATATTTTTCTCGGTTTGTGAATGGAGTTTGGTATATATATTGTGGGCCATTATTCAAATGTGATGGATTATCAAGTCTTTCCATTTGTTTTATCAATTTCTTGCAATATGAAAAGGGTGAATATTATTAACTTGTCACTTCTGTTGACCAGGTGTTACAAAGGGGTGAATTAGAAGTCCATGCCATGCGCTGCTGAAGTTAATTGTGGATgtgagtatatatatattaataaaagcATACAGCTTTTACATGTGAGCTTATGTACATTATAGCTGTCTTTGGCTGCTGTTAATTGTACCATATTATCGTACATTAGTGGTTTTTGTAACATTTATTTATGCCAGTGAACTTGGCGTGTGGCACGTGtacatatattaaattttgtcatAAAATACTGTTTCTTTTTTTAGGCCCATAAATATAATTTCATGCGTTCAAATATAATGGTATTGAAGTAATTTTTTTGTCAAATTTTTTGTAGTAGTTTTTATTAAAGTATACCGTATGTATTCCAGGCGATAATTTTTGGTATATCGTGGAGATTATAAATCTGTTTGGTTGGAGAACTTAACGAAACAAAAAtactgtttaaaaaaaataagtggggtttttttttaaaaaaaaatgtatattgtTTGGCTATAAAAGCTGTCGTTACAAGAAATGGATTTTTCTGAGTTAGAAATTCTTGTTTTTTATGGCTTTTCGGTACTTAtgtatctcaaatttctcctaGAAGTTCCTAGTATATAGATTTTGTTAATAATAGTATAGACGGATAAATTTGTTTGTGGGAAGAAGTGAAGAACTGTTGgtgtattttaaaactttttaagAACAAGCCTctttaaaaaatgatatttttttaaaaaaaagaacagAAAAAAGTGTTCAATAAAGAAGTAGGATATTAAACTCTATATTGagttttatttcattaatacGTAAAGAATTTTCAATTTGGTCCCTCATTTTAGGTTCTAGTCTTGATTTGGTTCTTCGTTTTTATATCGACCCAATTTGATCCTTCATTTTTCACCATAATTTCGTAATTAATCCTTTCGTCTAGTTAAGTGTTAAAATTAACGGAGATGACCTGCTTAGCCCGATAAAGTTTCTCCTCTCACCTCTAGAACGGGTAAACTCATTTTTAACAATTTCTTGTTGGTTTTAACTCTTCTGCAATGTAATTTATTATGTGAAGATCGTAGTTTCCCAcacttctgattgatttgatGTTGGACAATGTATTGTGTACAAATCGTTATAAAATGTTCGTTCTTTCATTTACCTACTATTCTTGCTTAATCAGTTTAAAGAATGTTTTGGATATTAAATCAGTTCCAAATTTCCTTCAAGAATATGCTCATTTGATACATATGTTTCAGTCTACAACAATAATCTAATTTTCACGAATTCTTCTTTGAAATCTTCATTCCTATACTTACGGTCACAGACTCACAGTACTCAACAAGAATGACACGTTTCCAGGCAAACAACCAATTCTATGCTAGACTAAATTCAATCGAGTTACGCTATCCGACTCGTTTTGAATATTTGTGTATTAAGCCAAGTAAGGAACTCTTCAACTTGGATACATACAGATACGAATCACACAACTGCATCCTCTTTAGACCCTTTCTTTTTTCCAGTTCACATCTTCTCATTTTGTCGTAGCTGCTTTGAAATTAGGGTCCTTCGTCAAAGTTGAAGCCATCTGTTCCACGAAATAGATAGTGTGGGAGTTCTGGTGCATCAAGCTTGCCTCTTATGTTTCTTGTTTCTTCATGGACTGTTTCGATTTTGTCAGGTCAAGAGTGATTGTCGGACCAGATGAACTCAAGCTAGGCGCCGTGCCAAGCGTCATGGCCTTATTGGACCCAGCGTTCGCCTCGACTTTTGAAGGTTGAGGATGACTGTGCTCTCTTCATAAGTTGCTTTGTTTTGAAGGTTTACCTGTTCTAGAGGTTAGAGGGGAAGCTTTATCGGGCTAAGCAGGTCATTTTCGTTAATTTTAACACTTGACTGGACGAAAGGATCAATTACGGAATTATGATGAAAAATGAAGGATCAAATTGGGTCGATGTAAAAACGGAGGATCAAATCAAGACTGGAACCTAAAATGAGGAACCAAATTAGGAATTATcccaattaaatttatatatgctCTTGATTAAAAGAATTCGGCATATacttgtattattattattaataattttttttttgaaagtgtATACCTGTCTTATGTACAACATAGTAAAACTGGGATAATTTATTGGCCATCTGGTCCTCGACTTatcaaaaaaaaatccaaaatttaatTCTGGGGAAGAATTGTCGTTTCTATAAAATCTAGATCAAGTCttaaaattcaagaaaaaataTGATCACCTAAAAGTAGATCCATAGATAAAATCAATCTACTTGGAAGTGCTGTGGCGGTTAGTTCATTTAGCATCAAGTTTTAAGTTTATGATAGATATTGAGTTAGTTTATTTAGCACCGAGTTTTTAAGATTGTGATGAGATATCagattattttatttagcaTTAAGTTTTTGAATTCGCGATAAGATATCGGGTTCGAGATCTAAGTGCAATAATCTCGTCCCCTATCTCAAAAAAGAAATGGTTTTTGATACCCcgtaaaattattttaacccgAACCCGTTCATTATAGGTTTATGAGGGTTGGCCCAGATAtgggattattattattaggtaCGGTCCAGCCCAGTTTTCTACTTGTTAGGTCTTGTCATGACCTAGGCTGCTGATAATGGGTCGACCCGAGCTGGGGCCCAATGGGCTGGGCAGGCCTTTCTAGTTCAAGTGGGATTTAGATGCATTGAAGATAAGTTTGACCATATCCAGATATTCACGAGATAAGGATAAACTTAAGGGCGGTCCAATGAATGAAGAGTCCTACTACAGGACGTGTTATAATTCGATTAGGtaatttactctattttttcctataaatacggGTACTGTTATGGTTGTGTTAATTCATTACTCACTATTCACTATTCATCAACACTCACTCTCACTTTTatattcacgcactcatattcTCTTGTCTTCGCATTCATCATactctctgccttcaagacactgacttaggcatcagaGGGATCccgccgaaaacaccttcggtgccCCCCTGACCTAGCTGTTGCCTGTGCAGAGTTCAttggtacccgacccgacctgcttcataaaggagttggaggatccattctaccagaccgaacccgaggtaaaaaaaTCGACATTATCAATTGGCGCCGTTtgtgggaatttgaagaaaaagagtttcgaTGGCTAATCAGAATGGAGAGAACCCAAATTTGGATCATTTGATAAATCAAGCCGTTCAGAGGGCTTTGGCAGAAAGGGGTGAGGCCAATCTTTTACATCCCGATCAGAATGCCCACCTCGAGGAGATCAAAAAGTTGAAAGAAGAGATGGAGCAACTTAAGAAGAAGCAGGCCGAGTACCTAGCTACCACAACCAGAAACATCCCTTTTACCCATGAGATATTAGATGCTGATCTCCCGAACCATTTTAAATTGCCTCACATCGGGGAGTATGATGGTAAAGGAGATCCAGAAGAACATCTAGCACGCTTCGAGAATGCAGCACTGTTGCATAAATATTTCGACCAGGTCAAGTGCAGGGCTTTCCTCACTACTCTCATAGGACCTGCTCATCAATGGTTCAATACGCTACACCCTGGGGAGATCAAGGAATTCAAGGATTTTAGTAAATCTTTTTTGCATCACTTTGCTAGTAGTAAAAAGCATCCTACTACTACTTTCAGTCTCTTTGCTATCAAGCAACGTGGGCACGAAAATTTGAGAGCATATATTTACAGATTTAGTGGCTTGGCTCTCGAGGTACCTATGGCCACTCCAGATCTGCTTATCAGTGCCTTCATGCAAGGGCTGGatacaaaagattttctcaAATCTCTAATAAAGAGGCAGCCAGAAACATACGAGGAATTACTCGCCCGAGCTGAGAAATATGTCAACATGAAAGAAATACAGGTTTCGCGAGCAGCTGTAAAGATGGAACGACCTAAAAGTCCTAAGAACAATAGGGCCCCGAGCAATAATCCAGGGATGGGACAATCATACCGACCGCACTATTGGGTGAATTCACCTCTTTCACTCCTTTGCGCATGAGCAAAGCTCGAGCTCTGCAAATTTGTGACGATCGGCAACTTACATAAAGGCCTCCATGGACTGAGAAGGGACCTCGAAATCGGGAATCAAATAAATATTGTCATTTTCATAAGGAGTATGGGCATACTACGGAGGACTGTCGGCAATTAGACCAGGAAATTGAAAGAATAATGCAGCAGAATTCTGAAGTAAAGAATATATTAACTCGTCAAGAGGGATATAACACGAATAGAAGACAATGAGGAAGGTCTACACAAAGAGCCAGAACTGCCCCTCCTTAAGAAAATTTCAATCGCCCAAATCAGGACCAGACCAGGAATGACCGAGCTCATCAAAGACCAGCTCCGCCTGCTCGAGGAGTTATCAACATGATTTTTGGAGGGCCTACTGATGGAGATTCTAACAGAGCCAGGAAAACTAGCAGcagaaaattaataaatatggagATTGACAATCAAATTGTCCATAATGGACCGACCCTCTCTTTTGGGCCGGGAGATTTGAAAGGGATTTCTACCAGTCATAATGATGCACTGGTAATAAGGGTCATGGTCGCAAATTATGATGTGGCCCGGATATTTGTGGATTCAGGCAGCTCCGTCAATGTTCTCTTCCAGGAAGCCATAAATCAAATGGATTTAGGTCAGTACAAGATGGAGCCCATCGTAACATCCCTCTTTGGTTTCACGGGTCACGCAATTCGACCTGTAGGGTTGGTGCGCCTACCACTAACTTTGGGAAACAACAATTATCGCAAGACCATGATTGTGAGTTTCATTATAGTAGATGTTCCATCAGCCTATAATTCCATACTAGGCAGACCTGTCATGACCACCTTTATGGCTGTCGCATCAGCTCTGGATCAAAAAATAAAGTTCCCGGTGGGTAATGAAGTTGGCACGGTACAAGGTGATCAAGTTATTGCTCGTAAATGTTATATGGAGGAAGTCAGAATAGAACAAAAGGTGGCCAGAACGGATAGTGTTGGCAGACCTGAACTCTCTAACGTGGAACAAGTCAACTTGATAGAAGACACATCCGTCACTACTGAAGAAGAAGTTGAGGAAATCATGTGCTCTCCTCCTTCTGGGATAGTAAAAGTTGCTCGCACCCTTGAAGCATAGTTGAAGAAACCCTTATTGGAAtgcttggaaaaaaataaaaatgtttttgCGTGGTCAGTTGCAGACCTGGTAGGGGTACGTCGGGAGGTAGCAGAACATAAGCTCAATATAATAAGGGATTGTCGTCCTATTATTCAAAAGAGGCGTCACTTTGGTCCCGAAAAAGATGTGGTAATAAAGGAGCAAGTAAACGAGTTACTCAAGGGCTGGACACATCAAGGAAATTCACTTCCCGACCTGGTTGTCTAATATAGTTCTAGTTCCGAAGTCTTCCGATAAATGGCGTATGTGTGTGAACTTTCGGGATTTGAACAAGGCATGCCCGAAAGACTGTTATCCTTTACCCAGAATTGATCAACTTGTCGATTCAACGGCAGGTCATGAACTGCTCAGTTTCTTGGACGCTTATCAGGGATATCATCAGATCCTTTTAGCTAGAGAAGACAAGGACAAGGTAAGTTTCGTGACTTCTACAGGAACATATTGTTACGAGGTCATGCCGTTTGGGCTCAAAAATGTCGGGGCTACATACCAAAGGTTGATGGACAAAGTATTCACGCAGCAAATTGGCAAAAACATCGAAgtctatgtagatgatatccTGGTCAAGACCCACACTGCTGACCAGTTCATTACCGACCTGACTCAaacttttcagactttgaaGCACTATCAGCTTAAGCTAAACCCTATCAAGTGCACTTTCGGAGTCCGGGATGGAAAATTTCTTTGCTACATGGTTACAAGAAGGGGAATCGAAGCTAATCCCTAAAAGGTCCAAGTCATCATTTCTATGAGCTCCCTCAAGAATATACAGGAAGTACAAAGATTAACAAGAAGAATTACAGCACTGGCCCGGTTTATAAGCAGATCGGCAGACAAAAGCCTCCCTTTCTTTAAAGCACTACGAAAGACGAAAAATTTTGAGTGAAATGTTGAAAGTGAAAATGCCTTTCAGGATTTGAAAGTCTACTTAAAGCAATTACCTGTACTAAATAAGCCTATTCAAGGGGAAGAGTTGTTCCTCTATCTGGTTGTTACTCCTCGAGCAGCCAGTTAGGTCCTTGTCAAAAAAGACGGAATCAATCATCAGCCCGTATACTTTGTGAGTCATGCCTTGAAGGGAGCTGAGCTCAATTACCTAACTCAAGAAAAGCTCGCTTTAGCTCTGGTCATCACGGAGAGAAAATTAAGGCCTTACTTTCTCTCGCACCCTATCACCGTACTCAATAATAGTGCTTTGGGAAAAATTGCAGCTAACCTAGATGTATCGGGCAGATTGGTCAAATGGATCACAGAGTTGAGTGAGTACGATATTAAATTTGAACCTCGAGCAGCTATAAAAGCTCAAGCCCTAGCTGATTTCTTGGCAGAGACAGTTCAGCTAGAACAAGAAGAGCTATGAAAGATTTTTGTAGATGGGTCATCATGTCAGTCCGGGAGCGGAGCTGGAATTGTGATCATATCACCTTGGGGTGAAGAAACTAATATCTCCATTAGGTTGGATTTCCGAGCCTCTAATAATGAAGCAGAATATGAGGCATTATTACTCGGACTCAAGGCAGCACGAAATTTGGGTATTTCTCGGGCTACTCTATACTCCGATTCCCACTTATCCATTCAGCAGAGCAATGGAAAGTTTGAGATCAAAGCTGATAAGATGATGAAATATGCAAAGGCATTAGACAAAGCCAAGGAAGGATTCACCGAGCTGAACTTGGAGCTCATCCCCCGAGCTGAGACTATCAAGGTCGACCATTTGGCTCGATTAGCCAGTGCTATGGCAACCGGCCTGACCCCATTGTCTCAGGTCGGGAGCTCGTATCTCAGTTGGAAAAGCTTGATGACATGCTAGCTCATGTACCAGAAGGGGATTGgagatatgatatacataaatATCTGACCACAAAAGAGTAGCCGAGTGATAATAAGAAAGCTAAGGAGATAAAAAGAAGGGCACTCCGTTTCGTCATGATAGACCAAATTCTGTTCAAAAGGTCTTTTTCTCTACCTTTGCTAAAGTGTTTGGGTCCTGACGAGGCGAATTATGTATTACGAGAAATCCATGAAGGTTCTTGCGGAAGTCACCTAGGCAGTCTTGCCCTAGTTCGGAAAGCCCTTTTAGCTGATTTGTTTTGGCCCACTATGCAAAAGGAATCATCAGCTCTGGTTAATTCATGTTATAATTGCCAGAAACACGCTAACTTACCGTGGAGACCCGCAGAATACATGAAGGTAGTTGTGGCTGTCTGTCCCTTTGATCAGTGGGGGGATGGATATTGTTGGGCCATTCCCCGTCAGTACGGGACAAAGAAAGTTTTTGTTGGTAGCAGTCGATTATTTTTACAAATGGGTGGAGGCCGAGCCCCTAGCTAAAATTACAAAGAATGAAGTGCTCAATTTTCTATGAAAAAATATAGTGTGCCGCTTCGGGATCCCGCGCAGGTTGGCATCAGACAATGAGCGACAGTTCTGTGGATCTAAAGTCCGAGCGTGGTGTCAAGAAATGAAGATCGAACAATTTTTCACATCTGTCCATTACCCGCAAGGGAATGGACAGGTCGAAGTCACCAACAGAACGATAGCTCAAGCCCTTAAGACACGACTGGATGCGGCTAAGGGTAAGTGGGCAGATGAGCTCCCTTCCGTACTGTGGTCCTATTGAACTACAACTCGATCCGGTACCGGTGAAACTCCTTTTAGCATGGTGTACGGGACTGAGGCTGTCCTTCCAGCAGAAATAAAGCAAGAAAGTGCAAGGATAATGTCATATGGGGAAAACAATCAAGAATTACGAGCAATGGATCTAGACTTGCTTGAAGAGAACAGGTCCCGAGCAGCAATAAGGCTCGTTTCTTATCGCAAAAGAATGACCCGAACCTACAATAAAAGAGTTCATTCTAAGGTTTTTCAAGAAGGAGACTTGGTCATGAGAAAGATACAACATCCAGGAGAAAGAGCAAAGCTAGAGGCTAAGTATGAAGGCTCATTCAAGGTGATAGGAAAAGCTGGAATAACCGCCTATTGCTTGGAAGACGCCCAAGGTAAGAAGGGTAAAAGACCACGGAATGCTCAGCACTTGAAAAAATACTATCCATAGTAGCTCAGCTCGGGCCTCTTCATGTTACCTATAGCTCACTAAGTTGGTCCTTAACCAGTTAGTCATTCTTTTTGCGCTATTTATTTCTCTCTTAGTCAATGTTTTGCAAGAATCAGTCCTGTCTTGTTTGCTTTAGAGTCAGTCCTGTTTTGTTTTCTTTAGAGTCAGTCCTTTTCAGTACTTTGGTTGAGAGGATCAGTCATGTCTTATGAAATCCGATTTACGATAAATTTTTGGATATCACTATTTTCCAAGTACATATCCACATTTAATACATcaaaagtccacctcagtggcccacatcagtggaactcaaagcccaggcaggtctggcactcaaagtccacatcagtggaaATCAAAgctcaggcaggtctggcatcaAAAGTTCacatcagtggcccacatcagtggaactcaaagtccaggcaggtctggcactcaaagaccacatcagtggcccacatcagtggcccacatcagtggaactcaaagcccaggcaggtctggcactcaaagaccacatcagtggaactcaaagcccagacaggtctggcactctaagaccacatcagtggcccacatcagtgaaactcaaagcccaggcaggtctgaaaCTCAAAGACCACATCAGTGAAACTCAAAgctcaggcaggtctggcactcaaagtccacatcagtggcccacatcagtggaactcaaactccaggcaggtctggcactcaaagaccacatcagtggcccacatcaatgGAACTCAAAGCCTAGGCAGGGCTGGAACCTAAAGGCCAAGCAGGTCTGTCACATCAAATCCATATCAGTAATATTAAAAGCTTAATACGGGTGTCAAAAACCCACATGGACGGTACTTAAAAGTCCAAGCGTGGTTCGATCTCAAAGGCTGCAGTAGGGCTTAAATAGCTTAATAAATTTTAGGCTTGTCATTCAGCCAGTCCGGATACATGTAGGTcgggttttttaaaatttacacTTAATAAATTTTATGGCTACTGTCATTCAGCCAGTCCGGGTGCATGTAGGTCGGGTCCTTAAAAATTTACACTTAATAAATTTTATGGCTTCTGTCATTCAGCCAGACCGGGTACATGTAGGTCGGGTCCTTATAAATTTacacttaataaaatttttatgctTGACTGTTATTCACATTCATAATAGTCAATGTTAGAATATAAAATGATCTTTGTAGAAACCAGAACTGGGCAAAAACATTCATTCATGGCAAGAAGTAACAATCAAAGTATAAGCCCGACCTAGGCAACAACCAAAATTAATGACCGCGCAGGGTCTATCCTTTGGATCATGTTTTTAAACAGTATTCATAAAACAGGAACAAGAAATAATCAAGGGGCGGAGGCATCTTGTGGGCTTGAGATCTGGTCGGGATTTGTTGTTTTCTC comes from the Henckelia pumila isolate YLH828 chromosome 1, ASM3356847v2, whole genome shotgun sequence genome and includes:
- the LOC140865520 gene encoding uncharacterized protein — protein: MVYGTEAVLPAEIKQESARIMSYGENNQELRAMDLDLLEENRSRAAIRLVSYRKRMTRTYNKRVHSKVFQEGDLVMRKIQHPGERAKLEAKYEGSFKVIGKAGITAYCLEDAQVNVLQESVLSCLL